In Asterias rubens chromosome 10, eAstRub1.3, whole genome shotgun sequence, the following proteins share a genomic window:
- the LOC117295712 gene encoding uncharacterized protein LOC117295712, producing MDANIADSNLADSNKESESATSNLLAQTFPSNDVTPVVDNSTMQVTRGLIVLFVTALGISVAVDSTISNEEFDSWMIFMHAPRIVYAIFINTLLVYFIIKKDTWHRLGYVSWFCSNNNEHIELDNLVGDGNQRQTETHDVTVPSDESSMLITLYTFGIGSCVFRSLEIASDVHCMLIGFTKSVPLEWVVIVDHFTNLVAVCLQLMFFRMYSKAVFANRVLFHFAISAIVGLQAWWWFGKLVSPLITIYDVDDVDVNCSNTNTRMSFKKCCANHSHFVYVVDEVQFYLKGLYTEYAMVSIGVLANLWPSSQQAQTQNSTLRERENLSNNNPASLDLGRSNGHFEGSGTYQESSFISETAKPVKKIGGNYGSTAVPHSKVTRYTLCEKYSNIIWYFVYLIPCLSLLKLVFSGHYMGQVITKEASEYLQYYSLIPTFVTLPVVMVMTRKRLKPRVGFRKDDLSVVDYVLLITACPIFLISFFRIWASLGFMFTSNSETNEWTLALAIIFAITNIVEAWIQTEFLINIQRFEVEGKSRSFARKVLMYIIIANVLLWLVDSLINEWNSVIFVPIIDGWYGNHSLLIMAVVFPANTLYRFQSAEVAFHAWTRLGKVHKSQ from the coding sequence ATGGATGCAAACATAGCTGATTCAAATCTTGCGGATTCCAACAAAGAATCAGAAAGTGCTACATCCAACCTTCTTGCACAAACCTTCCCAAGTAATGATGTGACACCAGTTGTAGACAATTCCACCATGCAAGTTACACGTGGTCTGATTGTGTTGTTTGTTACAGCGCTAGGTATCTCGgtggctgttgatagtacaatcTCAAATGAAGAATTCGACTCATGGATGATTTTCATGCACGCACCAAGAATCGTCTACGCTATCTTCATTAATACACTCTTGgtttattttatcattaaaaaGGATACTTGGCATCGTCTTGGTTATGTTTCTTGGTTTTGCTCCAATAACAATGAACATATTGAACTTGATAACTTGGTTGGTGATGGGAACCAACGCCAAACTGAGACGCATGACGTTACAGTACCTTCTGACGAATCATCGATGCTGATTACTCTATACACGTTTGGCATTGGGAGCTGTGTGTTTCGTTCACTTGAGATTGCCAGTGATGTTCACTGCATGTTGATTGGTTTTACTAAGTCAGTCCCTCTTGAATGGGTTGTGATTGTTGATCACTTCACCAACTTGGTAGCTGTTTGCCTTCAGTTGATGTTTTTCCGAATGTATAGCAAGGCTGTGTTTGCTAACCGTGTCTTGTTTCATTTTGCTATAAGTGCAATAGTAGGACTGCAGGCATGGTGGTGGTTCGGTAAACTCGTCTCTCCTTTAATCACGATATATGATGTTGATGATGTAGATGTGAATTGCAGTAATACCAATACTAGAATGAGTTTCAAGAAATGTTGCGCAAATCACAGCCACTTTGTTTACGTAGTTGATGAGGTTCAGTTCTACCTGAAGGGTTTATACACGGAGTACGCGATGGTGTCGATAGGTGTTCTCGCCAACCTATGGCCATCTTCCCAACAAGCACAGACACAGAACAGTACCTTGAGGGAAAGAGAGAATCTTTCAAACAATAATCCAGCTTCTTTAGACCTTGGACGAAGCAATGGCCACTTTGAAGGATCGGGAACTTATCAAGAATCAAGTTTCATCTCGGAGACCGCCAAACCGGTTAAAAAGATTGGCGGAAATTATGGTTCAACTGCAGTTCCGCATTCAAAGGTGACGAGATATACACTGTGCGAAAAATACAGTAATATTATTTGGTATTTCGTTTATCTTATCCCATGTCTAAGTTTACTGAAGTTGGTTTTCAGCGGCCATTACATGGGACAAGTAATAACAAAAGAAGCCAGTGAGTACTTGCAATATTACTCGCTCATCCCGACCTTTGTGACCCTCCCTGTTGTCATGGTGATGACCCGGAAGAGATTGAAACCTAGAGTTGGGTTTCGTAAGGATGATCTCAGTGTTGTTGATTATGTTTTGCTCATTACGGCCTGTCCAATCTTTCTGATATCATTTTTTCGTATCTGGGCATCATTGGGGTTTATGTTCACTTCGAATTCGGAAACCAATGAATGGACACTCGCTCTGGCAATTATCTTTGCTATAACAAACATAGTAGAGGCATGGATACAAACAGAGTTCCTCATTAATATCCAACGATTTGAAGTCGAAGGCAAATCCAGATCATTTGCTCGAAAAGTTTTAATGTATATAATTATTGCTAATGTTCTTCTGTGGTTAGTTGACAGTTTAATAAATGAATGGAATTCGGTTATCTTTGTGCCTATTATTGACGGATGGTATGGTAACCATTCACTGTTAATTATGGCGGTTGTTTTTCCCGCCAATACTTTGTATAGGTTCCAATCCGCTGAGGTTGCATTCCATGCATGGACACGCcttggaaaagttcacaaatcaCAATGA
- the LOC117296177 gene encoding armadillo repeat-containing protein 6-like, producing the protein MTAKRITQDTFDAVVKENIEEFEMSPEEALNDAVEQFKSQGVDLINIIKAVPKADGENGSSSRHPVLQSLDELNEVLQGVITDEKTIQAALGKFSSECSIDISHRIAAGGNKAFPTMKYLVQKYRKDATMLPIVLDTLSALLNGQPDLMDTEGIDMLCNILKEDVTSEVITKSCVRTVRLSCIMHEMNRRGFVKADLITLLMGVIQDNNQSKEVIKEACGALRVLTNDDDVRVPFGKAHDHAKMIVEAGALKTILDTLKIHVGDASVAGDLSLTLGRLAVRNEFCQEIVDLGGLKLVLQVLNDHINSRAIVKQVMSMLKAIAGNDQVKVAIMNSGGALILIQAVSRHIKHAGVCEAGFAASAAITLRNPLHCTMVMEAGWAPVIIQAMQIHPKVPAMQKQACMALRNLVARSREYCSAIVALGAEALIQAARANSDCEDEAKAALRDLGCAVDLKELWKGEKAPMNK; encoded by the exons atgaCCGCCAAGCGTATAACACAGGATACCTTTGATGCTGTTGTGAAGGAGAACATCGAGGAGTTTGAAATGTCACCAGAGGAGGCGTTAAATGATGCAGTGGAACAGTTCAAATCACaag GTGTTGATTTAATCAACATAATTAAAGCAGTTCCAAAAGCGGACGGTGAAAATGGTTCATCTAGCAGACATCCAGTCCTCCAATCCTTAGATGAGCTCAATGAAGTCTTACAAGGAGTCATTACAGATGAGAAAACGATTCAAGCAGCTCTTGGCAAATTTTCATCAGAATGTAGCATTGACATTTCTCATCGTATTGCGGCAGGCGGCAACAAGGCTTTTCCAACGATGAAGTATTTGGTGCAGAAATATCGTAAGGATGCGACGATGCTGCCTATTGTACTAGATACCTTGTCTGCTTTATTGAACGGCCAACCAGACTTGATGGATACAGAGGGAATCGACATGCTGTGTAACATCCTTAAAGAAGATGTGACATCAGAAGTAATCACCAAATCGTGCGTCAGGACTGTCCGCCTCTCATGCATAATGCATGAGATGAATCGGAGAGGTTTTGTCAAAGCTGATCTTATTACATTATTAATGGGAGTAATTCAAGATAACAATCAGTCTAAGGAGGTGATTAAGGAAGCTTGTGGAGCTCTGCGTGTCTTGAccaatgatgatgatgttcGTGTTCCATTTGGCAAAGCTCATGATCATGCTAAGATGATAGTAGAAGCTGGAGCGTTAAAAACAATTCTAGACACCCTGAAAA TCCACGTTGGAGACGCATCTGTTGCTGGTGACCTGAGCTTAACTCTTGGGAGGTTAGCCGTACGTAATGAATTCTGTCAAGAAATCGTTGATCTTGGAGGATTGAAGCTCGTCCTACAAGTATTGAATGATCACATCAATAGTCGG GCTATTGTGAAGCAAGTTATGAGCATGCTGAAGGCTATAGCTGGGAATGATCAAGTCAAAGTTGCCATCATGAATTCTGGAGGAGCTCTAATTCTTATACAAGCTGTGAGTCGACATATTAAACACGCAGGG GTTTGTGAGGCAGGATTTGCTGCCTCGGCTGCTATCACTCTAAGAAACCCATTACATTGTACGATGGTAATGGAAGCTGGATGGGCACCAGTTATTATACAAGCAATGCAGATACATCCTAAGGTACCAGCTATGCAG AAACAAGCGTGTATGGCTCTGCGTAATCTAGTAGCCCGTTCTCGAGAGTATTGCTCTGCGATCGTAGCGCTAGGAGCAGAGGCTTTAATCCAGGCAGCTAGAGCTAACAGTGACTGTGAAGATGAAGCCAAAGCTGCTCTAAGAGATCTTGGGTGTGCTGTAGATCTTAAAGAGCTATGGAAAGGAGAGAAGGCCCCTATGAATAAGTGA
- the LOC117295830 gene encoding stimulated by retinoic acid gene 6 protein-like isoform X1: MADLFNITGLFSQGEMNVTPIPDGGGGTVCENTAYDMKYWIQLSVIPSIIIIIVFSFLQPRVRLWPKCCAQRPSIPEPSNFIDAYEDRLSYACAFAAMSTCVVLLFTGDWFFNPDISHIPGVFQGTVLIFIAIVNVFEISVVYYPILLCLSTEHKLTGNVIGLIYSTVWSFYYVAVLLACPKEEGIVGKIVTAVLGPVFICYIGLEIRFGYGIYTDFRRLVFQETDSTMDKTAVDSDIDEEFKKTHFYERVQYLLRKPTPEVGEPSLTVKWRRKLIDDAPGFKFSRRIVCTFVLSSLTTYQLGLVYIMSLSSVWESANASLAINGSVYNIFERSNETATFYELKDFFDIAESTFWGTCYFAIVTTVLYSFHMQICYRKHTLRLWKGNKNFCPREDFSFDSLVVANLRYSGYHIGFSAWGFFILQIVSWALVFFVTYGIIYPLSKRMETALLNLLNDYWLSFVVGLILYYAQVFLSRLAFLQADKEDKKKKKKKTIHLSLNNRRAFNVTVYITLFMNVLLGLISCLMRILKAVVFGVLFIGRIDRCTLMRGWELWDPGFKAYIGFIQLEVAHTHPVVVTFCHLLWKSIGKNKFTSAQLTSYKTFDIVEEGQKTSSPTKSTSEVKSRRARNRWFVAITLMRNRALTINRVPILPELQQVQEESRDKTDHGLVKYAWLNKTSPPMYKSDRDHLMTNQEAEKVPSSVPIETFVHIKPPAKKTVPKETDSSDVTSPRNSPLSPNENDPLLVGASGRDGDKQSARRTDINSGGVVLKLENNSTETDI; this comes from the exons ATCATAATTATCATCGTGTTTTCGTTTCTACAACCAAGAGTTCGTCTTTGGCCGAAATGTTGCGCTCAAAGACCGAGTATTCCAGA ACCTTCTAACTTTATCGATGCGTATGAGGATCGATTATCCTACGCATGCGCATTTGCTGCCATGTCAACGTGTGTGGTTCTTTTATTCACTGGTGATTGGTTCTTTAATCCAGATATAAGTCACATTCCTGGAGTCTTCCAAg GAACTGTTTTAATATTCATAGCGATTGTCAACGTGTTTGAAATCAGCGTGGTTTACTATCCAATCCTTCTGTGTTTGAGTACTGAACATAAATTAACTGGCAATGTTATTGGTCTAATCTACTCTACTGTCTG GAGTTTCTATTACGTAGCTGTTCTTTTAGCTTGTCCCAAAGAGGAAGGG ATTGTAGGTAAGATAGTAACGGCAGTGTTGGGTCCAGTGTTCATATGCTACATAGGACTGGAAATCCGATTCGGCTATGGAATATACACAGATTTTAGAAGATTAGTATTCCAGGAAACG GATTCGACGATGGATAAAACCGCAGTAGACAGCGATATCGACGAGGAATTTAAGAAGACTCATTTCTACGAGCGAGTTCAGTACCTTCTAAGAAAACCCACACCAGA GGTAGGGGAGCCAAGCCTCACAGTCAAATGGAGAAGAAAGTTGATAGATGACGCACCAG GCTTCAAGTTTTCAAGAAGAATTGTTTGCACCTTTGTCCTGAGCTCTCTAACCACATACCAG CTTGGTTTGGTTTACATCATGTCCTTATCCAGCGTCTGGGAATCTGCCAATGCATCTCTAGCTATTAATGGATCTGTTTATAATATATTTGAGAGATCAAATGAAACAGCGACTTTCTACGAACTCAAGGACTTCTTCGATATCGCTGAAA GTACTTTCTGGGGGACCTGTTATTTCGCCATCGTAACAACTGTACTTTATTCCTTCCATATGCAAATTTGCTACAG GAAACATACTCTTCGTCTTtggaaaggaaacaaaaacttCTGCCCCAGGGAAGATTTCAGTTTCGACTCGTTGGTG GTTGCTAATTTACGATATTCTGGATATCATATCGGATTCTCGGCCTGGG GTTTCTTCATTCTTCAGATTGTTTCTTGGGCACTTGTGTTTTTCGTGACGTATGGAATCATTTACCCTTTAAGTAAACGTATGGAGACTGCGCTTCTCAATCTACTCAATGACTATTG GTTGAGCTTTGTGGTTGGTCTCATTTTGTACTACGCCCAAGTATTTCTGTCTCGATTAGCTTTTCTTCAAGCTGACAAAGAagataaaaagaagaagaaaaagaagacaatACATTTGAGTCTGAACAATAG GCGAGCCTTCAACGTCACTGTTTACATCACGCTGTTCATGAACGTCCTTCTTGGTCTGATATCCTGTCTTATGAGGATTCTGAAGGCAGTAGTGTTCGGCGTTTTGTTCATTGGTCGGATCGATCGGTGCACCTTAATGCGTGGATGGGAACTTTGGGATCCAG GTTTTAAAGCCTATATTGGGTTTATTCAACTGGAGGTGGCCCATACCCATCCTGTGGTGGTCACGTTTTGTCATTTATTATGGAAGTCCATTGGCAAGAACAAGTTCACATCAGCACAACTCACAAGTTACAAGACATTTGACATCGTAGAAGAAG GTCAGAAAACATCATCTCCAACCAAAAGCACATCTGAAGTGAAGTCGCGTCGAGCCCGCAACCGTTGGTTTGTTGCCATCACACTAATGAGAAACAGAGCACTGACTATCAATCGGGTGCCTATTCTTCCTGAGCTTCAACAAGTGCAAGAGGAGTCAAGAGATAAGACTGATCATGGTTTGGTTAAG TATGCTTGGCTGAACAAAACGTCTCCTCCAATGTATAAATCCGATCGTGATCATTTGATGACAAATCAAGAAGCAGAAAAAGTGCCCTCTAGCGTTCCGATCGAGACGTTCGTCCATATCAAACCCCCAGCCAAGAAAACGGTACCTAAGGAAACGGACTCGTCTGACGTCACATCTCCGAGAAACTCGCCCCTTTCTCCGAATGAGAATGACCCTCTTCTGGTAGGAGCATCTGGCAGGGATGGTGATAAGCAATCCGCCAGAAGGACTGATATTAACTCTGGTGGTGTCGTCTTGAAACTTGAAAATAATAGCACAGAAACAGATATATAA
- the LOC117295830 gene encoding stimulated by retinoic acid gene 6 protein-like isoform X2 gives MADLFNITGLFSQGEMNVTPIPDGGGGTVCENTAYDMKYWIQLSVIPSIIIIIVFSFLQPRVRLWPKCCAQRPSIPEPSNFIDAYEDRLSYACAFAAMSTCVVLLFTGDWFFNPDISHIPGVFQGTVLIFIAIVNVFEISVVYYPILLCLSTEHKLTGNVIGLIYSTVWSFYYVAVLLACPKEEGIVGKIVTAVLGPVFICYIGLEIRFGYGIYTDFRRLVFQETDSTMDKTAVDSDIDEEFKKTHFYERVQYLLRKPTPEVGEPSLTVKWRRKLIDDAPGFKFSRRIVCTFVLSSLTTYQLGLVYIMSLSSVWESANASLAINGSVYNIFERSNETATFYELKDFFDIAESTFWGTCYFAIVTTVLYSFHMQICYRKHTLRLWKGNKNFCPREDFSFDSLVVANLRYSGYHIGFSAWGFFILQIVSWALVFFVTYGIIYPLSKRMETALLNLLNDYWLSFVVGLILYYAQVFLSRLAFLQADKEDKKKKKKKTIHLSLNNRRAFNVTVYITLFMNVLLGLISCLMRILKAVVFGVLFIGRIDRCTLMRGWELWDPGFKAYIGFIQLEVAHTHPVVVTFCHLLWKSIGKNKFTSAQLTSYKTFDIVEEGQKTSSPTKSTSEVKSRRARNRWFVAITLMRNRALTINRVPILPELQQVQEESRDKTDHGLVKVSQVCLAEQNVSSNV, from the exons ATCATAATTATCATCGTGTTTTCGTTTCTACAACCAAGAGTTCGTCTTTGGCCGAAATGTTGCGCTCAAAGACCGAGTATTCCAGA ACCTTCTAACTTTATCGATGCGTATGAGGATCGATTATCCTACGCATGCGCATTTGCTGCCATGTCAACGTGTGTGGTTCTTTTATTCACTGGTGATTGGTTCTTTAATCCAGATATAAGTCACATTCCTGGAGTCTTCCAAg GAACTGTTTTAATATTCATAGCGATTGTCAACGTGTTTGAAATCAGCGTGGTTTACTATCCAATCCTTCTGTGTTTGAGTACTGAACATAAATTAACTGGCAATGTTATTGGTCTAATCTACTCTACTGTCTG GAGTTTCTATTACGTAGCTGTTCTTTTAGCTTGTCCCAAAGAGGAAGGG ATTGTAGGTAAGATAGTAACGGCAGTGTTGGGTCCAGTGTTCATATGCTACATAGGACTGGAAATCCGATTCGGCTATGGAATATACACAGATTTTAGAAGATTAGTATTCCAGGAAACG GATTCGACGATGGATAAAACCGCAGTAGACAGCGATATCGACGAGGAATTTAAGAAGACTCATTTCTACGAGCGAGTTCAGTACCTTCTAAGAAAACCCACACCAGA GGTAGGGGAGCCAAGCCTCACAGTCAAATGGAGAAGAAAGTTGATAGATGACGCACCAG GCTTCAAGTTTTCAAGAAGAATTGTTTGCACCTTTGTCCTGAGCTCTCTAACCACATACCAG CTTGGTTTGGTTTACATCATGTCCTTATCCAGCGTCTGGGAATCTGCCAATGCATCTCTAGCTATTAATGGATCTGTTTATAATATATTTGAGAGATCAAATGAAACAGCGACTTTCTACGAACTCAAGGACTTCTTCGATATCGCTGAAA GTACTTTCTGGGGGACCTGTTATTTCGCCATCGTAACAACTGTACTTTATTCCTTCCATATGCAAATTTGCTACAG GAAACATACTCTTCGTCTTtggaaaggaaacaaaaacttCTGCCCCAGGGAAGATTTCAGTTTCGACTCGTTGGTG GTTGCTAATTTACGATATTCTGGATATCATATCGGATTCTCGGCCTGGG GTTTCTTCATTCTTCAGATTGTTTCTTGGGCACTTGTGTTTTTCGTGACGTATGGAATCATTTACCCTTTAAGTAAACGTATGGAGACTGCGCTTCTCAATCTACTCAATGACTATTG GTTGAGCTTTGTGGTTGGTCTCATTTTGTACTACGCCCAAGTATTTCTGTCTCGATTAGCTTTTCTTCAAGCTGACAAAGAagataaaaagaagaagaaaaagaagacaatACATTTGAGTCTGAACAATAG GCGAGCCTTCAACGTCACTGTTTACATCACGCTGTTCATGAACGTCCTTCTTGGTCTGATATCCTGTCTTATGAGGATTCTGAAGGCAGTAGTGTTCGGCGTTTTGTTCATTGGTCGGATCGATCGGTGCACCTTAATGCGTGGATGGGAACTTTGGGATCCAG GTTTTAAAGCCTATATTGGGTTTATTCAACTGGAGGTGGCCCATACCCATCCTGTGGTGGTCACGTTTTGTCATTTATTATGGAAGTCCATTGGCAAGAACAAGTTCACATCAGCACAACTCACAAGTTACAAGACATTTGACATCGTAGAAGAAG GTCAGAAAACATCATCTCCAACCAAAAGCACATCTGAAGTGAAGTCGCGTCGAGCCCGCAACCGTTGGTTTGTTGCCATCACACTAATGAGAAACAGAGCACTGACTATCAATCGGGTGCCTATTCTTCCTGAGCTTCAACAAGTGCAAGAGGAGTCAAGAGATAAGACTGATCATGGTTTGGTTAAGGTGAGCCAAG TATGCTTGGCTGAACAAAACGTCTCCTCCAATGTATAA